From the Hyphomicrobium sp. ghe19 genome, one window contains:
- a CDS encoding manganese/iron ABC transporter ATP-binding protein encodes MNMRAATFAPASKDAGAGLAVRNATVTYRNGHTALRDASFAIPTGTIAALVGINGSGKSTLFKAIMGFVRLAQGDISILGQPVDRALKQNHVAYVPQSEDVDWNFPVLVEDVVMMGRYGHMGMMRIPRRADHEAVSAALARVNMSDFRKRQIGELSGGQKKRVFLARALAQDGRVILLDEPFTGVDVKTEDAIIKLLRSMRDEGRVMLVSTHNLGSVPEFCDRTVLLNRTVLAHGRTAEIFTQANLEQTFGGVLRHFVLNEADRSQSVGVITDDERPLVLRGDRPATSAQSAGLNGGRR; translated from the coding sequence ATGAACATGCGTGCAGCCACCTTCGCCCCCGCGTCGAAAGATGCGGGGGCCGGCCTCGCGGTAAGGAACGCGACGGTCACCTATCGCAACGGCCACACCGCACTGCGCGACGCCAGCTTCGCGATCCCCACCGGGACCATCGCAGCGCTGGTCGGCATCAACGGCTCGGGCAAGTCGACGCTGTTCAAGGCCATCATGGGCTTCGTCCGGCTGGCGCAGGGCGACATCTCCATTCTCGGCCAGCCGGTCGATCGGGCGCTGAAGCAGAACCACGTCGCCTATGTCCCGCAGAGCGAAGACGTCGACTGGAACTTCCCCGTTCTGGTCGAGGACGTGGTGATGATGGGGCGCTACGGCCATATGGGCATGATGCGCATCCCGCGCCGCGCCGATCATGAGGCGGTGTCGGCCGCGCTTGCCCGCGTCAACATGAGCGACTTCCGCAAGCGCCAGATCGGCGAACTGTCGGGCGGGCAGAAGAAGCGTGTCTTCCTTGCCCGCGCGCTGGCGCAGGACGGCCGCGTCATCCTGCTCGACGAGCCCTTCACCGGCGTCGACGTCAAAACCGAGGACGCCATCATTAAGCTCCTGCGTTCGATGCGCGATGAGGGCCGGGTGATGTTGGTCTCCACGCACAATCTGGGCTCCGTGCCGGAGTTCTGCGACCGCACCGTGCTTCTGAACCGCACAGTGCTCGCCCATGGCCGGACCGCGGAGATCTTCACCCAGGCCAATCTCGAACAGACCTTCGGCGGCGTGCTGCGCCATTTCGTGCTGAACGAGGCGGACAGGTCCCAGTCCGTCGGCGTCATAACCGACGACGAGCGCCCACTGGTCCTGCGCGGCGACAGGCCCGCGACGTCAGCGCAATCGGCAGGCCTCAATGGAGGTCGTAGGTGA
- a CDS encoding metal ABC transporter permease produces the protein MSVMLEPFGYGYMLNAMWVSALVGGVCAFLSAYLMLKGWSLIGDALSHAIVPGVAGAYMLGLPFSIGAFFSGGLAAAAMLFLNQRTKLKEDAIIGLIFSSFFGLGLFMVSLSPASVNIQTIVLGNILAITPEDTLQLAIIGFVSLAILLLKWKDLMVVFFDESHARSIGLNPPLLKIMFVTLLSASTVAALQTVGAFLVICMVVTPGATAYLLTDRFQRLLVIAIVIGAVTSFIGAYVSYFLDGATGGVIVVLQTAIFLAVFFLAPKHGMLAARCRAAQALEAGL, from the coding sequence ATGTCCGTCATGCTCGAGCCGTTCGGCTACGGCTACATGCTGAACGCCATGTGGGTTTCGGCACTGGTCGGAGGCGTCTGCGCCTTCCTGTCGGCCTATCTGATGCTGAAGGGCTGGTCGCTGATCGGCGACGCACTCTCACACGCGATCGTTCCGGGTGTGGCCGGCGCCTACATGCTGGGGCTTCCGTTCTCCATCGGTGCCTTCTTCTCGGGCGGCCTCGCCGCGGCGGCGATGCTCTTCCTCAACCAGCGTACCAAGTTGAAGGAAGACGCCATCATTGGGCTGATCTTCTCGTCTTTCTTCGGGCTTGGACTGTTCATGGTGTCGCTGTCGCCCGCATCGGTGAACATCCAAACCATCGTACTCGGCAACATCCTGGCCATCACACCGGAGGACACGCTCCAGCTTGCCATCATCGGCTTCGTTTCGCTCGCCATCCTTCTGCTCAAATGGAAAGACCTTATGGTCGTATTCTTCGACGAGAGCCACGCGCGCTCGATTGGCCTCAATCCGCCGCTGCTCAAGATCATGTTCGTCACGCTGCTCTCCGCATCGACGGTGGCGGCGCTGCAGACGGTCGGAGCATTCCTGGTCATCTGCATGGTGGTGACGCCGGGCGCCACCGCCTATCTGCTGACCGACCGTTTCCAACGGCTGCTCGTCATCGCCATCGTCATCGGTGCCGTCACCAGCTTCATCGGCGCCTATGTCAGCTATTTCCTCGACGGCGCGACCGGCGGCGTCATCGTCGTGCTGCAGACAGCAATCTTCCTTGCCGTGTTCTTCCTCGCGCCCAAGCACGGCATGCTTGCCGCCCGATGTCGCGCCGCCCAGGCATTGGAGGCAGGGCTGTGA
- a CDS encoding metal ABC transporter permease, protein MSFLETLLTPFQFGFMVNALIISVLVAVPAALLSCFLVLKGWSLMGDAISHAILPGVVLAYIVNLPLALGAFAAGMTCALATGFLKENSRIKQDTVMGVVFSGMFGLGMVLYVKIETDVHLDHILFGDMLGVNWRDIVETGIIAALASGIILVKWRDLLLHAFDPAQARAVGLPVRLLHYGLLSILSLTIVGALKAVGIILAIAMLIAPGAIAFLLARTFSRMLVLSVAIAVLASFFGVYLSFFIDSAPAPTIVVLLTIVFIAAFVQATRKAARIEVREAT, encoded by the coding sequence GTGAGCTTCCTGGAGACACTACTGACGCCCTTCCAGTTCGGGTTCATGGTCAATGCCCTGATCATCTCGGTGCTGGTGGCCGTGCCCGCCGCACTCCTGTCCTGCTTCCTCGTCCTCAAGGGCTGGTCGCTGATGGGAGACGCGATCAGCCACGCCATCCTGCCCGGCGTGGTGCTGGCCTATATCGTCAACCTGCCGCTGGCGCTCGGCGCCTTCGCTGCCGGCATGACCTGCGCGCTCGCCACCGGCTTTCTCAAGGAAAACAGCCGCATCAAGCAGGACACCGTCATGGGTGTCGTCTTTTCAGGCATGTTCGGTCTCGGCATGGTGCTCTACGTCAAGATCGAGACGGACGTGCACCTCGACCACATCCTGTTCGGCGACATGCTGGGCGTGAACTGGCGCGACATCGTCGAGACGGGCATCATCGCCGCGCTGGCGAGCGGCATCATCCTCGTCAAGTGGCGCGACCTGCTGCTGCACGCCTTCGATCCGGCACAGGCGAGGGCTGTCGGACTGCCGGTCCGATTGCTGCACTATGGCCTGCTGTCGATCCTGTCGCTGACGATCGTCGGGGCGCTCAAGGCCGTCGGCATCATTCTCGCCATCGCCATGCTGATCGCGCCCGGCGCCATCGCCTTCCTGCTCGCCCGCACCTTCAGCAGGATGCTCGTCCTTTCGGTCGCCATTGCTGTGCTGGCGTCCTTCTTCGGAGTCTATTTGTCCTTCTTCATCGACAGTGCCCCGGCGCCGACAATCGTGGTGCTGCTGACGATCGTCTTCATCGCGGCCTTCGTTCAAGCGACGCGCAAGGCGGCTCGGATCGAAGTGCGCGAGGCGACTTGA
- a CDS encoding PepSY domain-containing protein, producing MNLSPPVSIKPPEAVGAPWLVASESPNRPLRSDLIIDGATGHLIERTDFSGRHWIDQTIGYGIAAHEGQLFGLANQILGTLTALFLIILSVSGIVMWWKRRPAGVLGAPVPLNRPRGGAALFTTVLLLAIYMPMFALTLVLVLVVEAFCLRRLKAVNRWLGLRPDEMASA from the coding sequence TTGAATCTTTCTCCACCCGTATCGATCAAACCGCCGGAGGCAGTCGGCGCTCCATGGCTCGTCGCATCGGAATCTCCCAATCGGCCGCTACGCAGCGATTTGATAATCGACGGCGCAACAGGACATCTGATCGAGCGGACTGATTTTTCAGGGCGGCATTGGATCGATCAAACCATCGGCTACGGCATTGCCGCACATGAGGGCCAATTGTTCGGATTAGCCAACCAGATACTCGGTACGCTGACGGCGCTCTTTCTCATCATCCTGTCCGTTTCGGGCATCGTGATGTGGTGGAAGCGGCGTCCGGCGGGAGTGCTTGGTGCTCCTGTGCCATTAAACCGTCCTCGCGGCGGAGCAGCGCTTTTCACCACGGTTCTTCTACTCGCCATCTACATGCCGATGTTCGCGCTGACGCTTGTTCTCGTGCTCGTCGTCGAGGCCTTCTGTCTTCGGAGATTGAAGGCTGTGAACCGTTGGCTCGGATTGCGGCCCGACGAGATGGCTAGCGCATGA
- a CDS encoding copper chaperone PCu(A)C: protein MKQLLLAFTTLIAATGFVAAHQFEKSGLLVLHPWTRATPEGATVGAGYLTITNNGKETDRLTGGAFEGADHVEIHEMKMDGDKMTMRQLKDGIEIRPGATVKFNPGSYHLMLMGLKNPIAKGPNIKGSLTFEKAGSVDIDYKVEDIGAMDSSDAGMGEMKMDDSKMMHDHMQ, encoded by the coding sequence ATGAAACAGCTGCTCTTGGCATTTACCACGCTCATCGCAGCGACGGGGTTCGTCGCTGCTCACCAGTTCGAGAAGAGCGGTTTGCTTGTCCTCCATCCATGGACACGAGCAACGCCCGAGGGCGCGACCGTCGGCGCCGGTTATCTCACCATCACCAACAATGGCAAGGAAACCGACAGGCTGACCGGAGGCGCTTTCGAGGGCGCAGACCACGTTGAGATTCACGAGATGAAAATGGACGGCGATAAGATGACGATGCGTCAACTCAAGGATGGTATCGAAATCCGACCAGGCGCCACGGTGAAGTTCAACCCGGGATCGTACCACCTGATGTTGATGGGCTTGAAAAATCCGATTGCCAAAGGACCCAATATCAAAGGGTCTTTGACCTTCGAAAAGGCTGGCAGCGTCGACATCGATTACAAGGTCGAGGATATCGGTGCTATGGACAGCTCTGATGCCGGGATGGGCGAGATGAAGATGGACGATTCCAAAATGATGCATGACCATATGCAATAG
- the copD gene encoding copper homeostasis membrane protein CopD translates to MDATLIFWRVLHFAATAQAVGVVFFVSLVLRGLERQFPLRQFSSLFWASMAVALASGAAWFIAVTSAIADAPWTTAIADGTAGTVLTNTQFGRVWIFRFAAGVLLAAVTLLWKAESTAALIVRNLLSIFFIGGLAFAGHAGSAPGTKGRLHLASDVLHLIAIGVWVGGLLPFALCLRAPPKDGVPQSIDSIREITRRFSNLGVAAVVTIAATGVVNTWNLVGSVELLTTTEYGRLLLIKIAIFLSMVIVAAINRFGLMPGLNEPQTIQAMRRNALIETAFGLIILSIVAALGTMPPALLDHSAMHH, encoded by the coding sequence GTGGACGCAACGCTCATCTTTTGGCGCGTGCTGCATTTCGCGGCAACCGCCCAAGCCGTGGGCGTTGTCTTTTTTGTTTCCCTCGTTCTTCGAGGGTTAGAACGGCAATTCCCTTTACGACAGTTTAGCTCGCTATTCTGGGCCAGCATGGCGGTCGCGTTGGCTTCGGGAGCGGCGTGGTTCATCGCCGTCACCAGCGCAATTGCTGACGCTCCTTGGACGACGGCGATCGCCGACGGCACGGCGGGGACGGTGTTAACAAATACCCAATTCGGCCGGGTATGGATTTTTCGATTTGCGGCTGGCGTATTGCTTGCGGCTGTGACGCTTCTTTGGAAAGCCGAGAGTACCGCAGCGCTGATAGTGCGGAATTTGCTGTCAATCTTTTTCATCGGCGGCTTGGCATTCGCGGGTCATGCCGGAAGCGCACCTGGGACGAAGGGACGGCTGCACCTTGCCTCTGACGTCCTGCATCTCATCGCGATCGGCGTGTGGGTTGGCGGTCTGCTGCCATTCGCGCTTTGCCTTCGAGCGCCGCCCAAAGATGGCGTACCACAATCAATCGATAGCATTCGAGAAATAACTCGTCGATTTTCCAATCTCGGAGTTGCCGCAGTTGTGACCATCGCGGCGACGGGGGTCGTCAATACCTGGAACCTCGTCGGAAGCGTCGAACTTCTCACAACTACGGAATATGGAAGGCTGCTCTTGATCAAGATCGCGATCTTTCTTTCGATGGTGATCGTAGCCGCTATCAACCGCTTCGGTCTTATGCCTGGCCTCAACGAGCCGCAAACGATTCAGGCCATGCGCCGCAACGCGCTCATCGAAACGGCGTTCGGGTTGATCATTTTATCCATTGTCGCGGCATTGGGGACGATGCCGCCAGCGCTATTAGATCACTCGGCAATGCATCACTGA
- a CDS encoding copper resistance protein CopC has protein sequence MKISNHAVLAALTLSVAIFASGAEAHARLDSASPAVGSTVSSSPSQVDLHFTEALEPKFSGATVHAASGARVDTGSSASGSTIHVGVKSLGAGSYTVNWHALSVDTHKTQGSFSFHVGK, from the coding sequence ATGAAAATCTCCAATCACGCCGTCCTCGCCGCGCTTACTTTGTCGGTCGCGATCTTTGCCTCAGGAGCGGAAGCTCACGCACGGCTTGATAGTGCGAGCCCTGCAGTGGGTAGCACGGTCAGTTCCTCTCCGAGTCAAGTCGATCTCCATTTTACCGAGGCACTTGAGCCGAAGTTCAGCGGAGCAACGGTGCATGCAGCCTCGGGAGCCCGTGTAGACACCGGCAGCAGCGCATCGGGATCAACTATTCATGTCGGAGTCAAAAGTCTTGGAGCAGGCTCCTACACCGTGAATTGGCACGCATTGTCAGTCGATACGCACAAAACCCAAGGCAGCTTTTCTTTCCACGTCGGAAAATGA